tttttccgtattttgtcaaaatttgaacttaaatgcttataattaaaaactgtgactaaagatttttaatttttttcatctgcctttgaaacaataacctaggagccttctattaaattttcaagcttttttaatcaacagataaaattttattgatatttatagaaaaaaaaactaaaaaaattgaaaactgacaatggccgtaaacagctcaaaaagagtcaaaatattttgtaaattttatggtgtatagaaaatgctaatataaacattcagtcaaaatttcatgtccctacggtcatttgttttagagttacactaaaaaccaaaatcgattttctcgaaaacagattttgcgtaaaaatttccgtttttccttaatttttcttttgtttttcacgtcgcttgtgaaaactactgggaagtttttacttttgaccccccaaagtaccaactagattcactttcctatcagaaaagttactattgaagaaactccaaccacttttactgtcctaaaaggtgatgacagacacaaaaataaaaaaagaataaaaaaaaaaacacacatcattgtagaatcaatacattcatcgcttcgctcagaatctaaaattaatttaatttaaacttttaacttaactagttactattggcatttcattaacttaactgttaactttcttaatttcttttttaattaatgtgaaattaacgaattcatttttcattgtaagaagtaagttaagttaatttattttgtttttaattttattatatttcactatttaaatctatttcgttttcatgtcaaaaaatatttaccgtcaattgttaaaagttaaaagtctgtatcatttgaatctaacttatatggaaattctgtatataaagtataaacattatagtctataatttagttttgggttggaaaaaaattaagtacgctagcgttgcataaacaaattaacttttttttaacttaataaaaagttaacaaaaagtgtgtattaacttttaactgagttgacctatagttaaattgacttttaacttttaactttttgttattggtgcataatataaattattaactattttatataaactattaacttaacttaactgatttaaaatggtgggtaagtggatatcgctctgctgtacagtaggttacaagtgggtcactgtaatggatgatgttaaatttgaattcaatgatataatatcattgcataagaaaaacgattctgagcgaaaacggtcagtcagcctatgatattaccaagtatatttgacgatattattgtgaataaagtaatttatatataacctatttacgtggagccttgttttaaattttcaatccttagctataaaagttgaacattttataaatttttaactacaaaataattattaaattttaattttgataaattttgtcaaaatttgaactttaaatgcttcaaaaagagttgtgcctatatatttttaatatttttcaactgctattgtaacaatatatcaggatccttgcattaaattctcacgcttttttacctaacaaataagattttattgatatttatagaaaaaaaaactaaaaaaaatggaaacagaaaatgtccgtaaacagctcaaaataagtcaaaatatttggaaaatgttatggtgtatagagaatgctaatataaacattcagtcaaaatttcatgtacctacgttaattttttttagagttgcaacaaaaaccaaaatcgaaatcagattctcgaaaacagatttttcgtaaaaattcccgttttttcttaatatttcgtttgtttttcacgtcgtttttgaaaactactgggaaatttttacttttgacgcctcaaagtactaactagattcagttttctatcagaaaagttactgttgaagaaaatccaagcactttcacTGTCCTTATAGGTAATGacagccacaaaaaaaaattttttaaaaaaaacacacatcaatacatttaacttaaCTCTAGAACATTATACCTAAGACTAtcgtttttttactttgttttttctTGACTGTAGGCCACCATTTGGTGTCCCCtgctatataaatagtttaaactataaagtatgtaGATATGATAAAAACACTTCAAAAGTCATGACAAATTGTCTAAATGCTTTTACAGAATCAACTGGACATCTTATGTGTTTGATTTCCATATAGAGTAAAGGAAAATTAACTTACCAACCTAAATATGTACTATTAGTCTGTCACGAAGCTGAAAAAGGAATTTGATGTTACCACTCAACTTACTTAactacaactaaaaataaaatgtatttagtaaatgaaataaagtcaaatatgttgaaatgtatataaatcaaataaccgaatattttgaaaatcaatcatcatttttaaatcgtctctcattacaacaaacaaacttaattatttaaaaatatataaatatacgtatattacatacgtataatacaCGGATATACGTTTTATACTGACTACGATAatactgtatacctacaacTAGTGTTGTACATTAAATAGATAAGAAGATacatgcaaaaaaatatattcactaacttctaacagataattttttaataaatgaaatcaaacataatacggtataatttagaatatttattttatgataaaacaaatatatagctattattatcgtttacaatcatatcattaatatacatttattgattcacctataaattacaatctctTGTTGTAGCATATTGGCAACCAAGATTTTGCCAAAATTCTAATCTTTCTCTTATAAGTAACATAGCAGATATCGATGTACCTAACCTCGGAGCTAAAAATGCCAAACCGACACCCGGTATCATTGCCGTCAGAGAGAACCCAAAACTAGTTGACTTGATGAGTGTGCTTGCTGTTACTGTTTTTTCTAAGATTTCTGAACACTGATTGTAGTCTCTATGATCCTTATCCAAAGAAGTTTTCATTTCTTTAAACACTTCTTTCAAATGCAAACCAAATCGACCGGACATCATCATTTGCGCGAACGCTAACGTCGCACCGGTTACCGGTATTGCGCTTAGTGTTGTCAATACCGTGGAAATGGATTCCTGTGTTATTAACGCCGTTCGTAAATCTTCGATTTGTCTATCGTTTCCACAGTACGAGGAAACATTTGGTGTACATAATGCAATTGCtaacaatatgtaaaaaaacgcagaatttattgatttcatttttattggcaCGTAGGTACagcaaaaaatgtgtaaatatccCAAAAGCTACGCCTGAAATTCGTACGAGTCGCAATGTGTTCAGTAAGCGTCTGTaaacatacaatacatacatgttatatatgtaaaacaaggtaatctgcctttgaaacaataacctaggagccttctattaaattttcaagcttttttaatcaacagataaaattttattgatatttatagaaaaaaaaattaaaaaaattgaaaactgacaatggccgtaaacagctcaaaaagagtcaaaatattttgtaaattttatggtgtatagaaaatgctaatataaacattcagtcaaaatttcatgtccctacggtcatttgttttagagttacactaaaaaccaaaatcgattttctcgaaaacagattttgcgtaaaaatttccgtttttccttaatttttcttttgtttttcacgtcgcttttgaaaactactgggaaatttttacttttgaccccccaaagtaccaactagattcactttcctatcagaaaagttactattgaagaaaatccaaccacttttactgtcctaaaaggtgatgacagacacaaaaataaaaaaaaaattaaaaattaaaaataaaaaaaataaaaaaaaaaacacacatcattgtagaatcaatacattcatcgcttcgctcagaatctaaaattaatttaatttaaacttttaacttaactagttactattggcatttcattaacttaactgttaactttcttaatttcttttttaattaatgtgaaattaacgaattcatttttcattgtaagaagtaagttaagttaatttattttgtttttaattttattatatttcactatttaaatctatttcgttttcatgtcaaaaaatatttaccgtcaattgttaaaagttaaaagtctgtatcatttgaatctaacttatatggaaattctgtatataaagtataaacattatagtctataatttagttttgggttggaaaaaaattaagtacgctagcgttgcataaacaaattaacttttttttaacttaataaaaagttaacaaaaagtgtgtattaacttttaactgagttgacctatagttaaattgacttttaacttttaactttttgttattggtgcataatataaattattaactattttatataaactattaacttaacttaactgatttaaaatggtgggtaagtggatatcgctctgctgtacagtaggttacaagtgggtcactgtaatggatgatgttaaatttgaattcaatgatataatatcattgcataagaaaaacgattctgagcgaaaacggtcagtcagcctatgatattaccaagtatatttgacgatattattgtgaataaagtaatttatatataacatatttacgtggagccttgttttaaattttcaatccttagccataaaagttaaacattttatacatttttaactacaaaataattaataaattataaatttgataaatgttgtcaaaatttgaactttaaatgcttataaaaaaaaaattgtgcctatgtatttttaatattttacaactgctattagaacgatatcaggagccttatattaaattttcacgcttttttacccaacaaataaaattttattgatatttataaaaaaaaaaaactaaaaaaattgaaaattgacaatgtccgtaaaaagagtcaaattattttcaacattttatggtgtatagaatatgctaatataaacattcagttaaatttccaagtatctacagtcattcgttttttaattacaataaaataagaaaattgttacatgagaaatcgagtgaatatcaaatgtagtaaaaatataaatttcagacactcataaaaatttaatttaagtttcttgtagacatttttttgttgataaaggtagataaacttatgagtaatcttatattacattttcaaatcttagatttaaaaagaaaaatttttatgaattctcaactcaaaataatttgctatttttcgtgatttttccgtattttgtcaaaatttgaacttaaatgcttataattaaaaactgtgactaaagatttttaatttttttcatctgcctttgaaacaataacctaggagccttctattaaattttcaagcttttttaatcaacagataaaattttattgatatttatagaaaaaaaaactaaaaaaattgaaaactgacaatggccgtaaacagctcaaaaagagtcaaaatattttgtaaattttatggtgtatagaaaatgctaatataaacattcagtcaaaatttcatgtccctacggtcatttgttttagagttacactaaaaaccaaaatcgattttctcgaaaacagattttgcgtaaaaatttccgtttttccttaatttttcttttgtttttcacgtcgcttgtgaaaactactgggaagtttttacttttgaccccccaaagtaccaactagattcactttcctatcagaaaagttactattgaagaaactccaaccacttttactgtcctaaaaggtgatgacagacacaaaaataaaaaaagaataaaaaaaaaacacacatcattgtagaatcaatacattcatcgcttcgctcagaatctaaaattaatttaatttaaacttttaacttaactagttactattggcatttcattaacttaactgttaactttcttaatttcttttttaattaatgtgaaattaacgaattcatttttcattgtaagaagtaagttaagttaatttattttgtttttaattttattatatttcactatttaaatctatttcgttttcatgtcaaaaaatatttaccgtcaattgttaaaagttaaaagtctgtatcatttgaatctaacttatatggaaattctgtatataaagtataaacattatagtctataatttggttttgggttggaaaaaaattaagtacgctagcgttgcataaacaaattaacttttttttaacttaataaaaagttaacaaaaagtgtgtattaacttttaactgagttgacctatagttaaattgacttttaacttttaactttttgttattggtgcataatataaattattaactattttatataaactattaacttaacttaactgatttaaaatggtgggtaagtggatatcgctctgctgtacagtaggttacaagtgggtcactgtaatggatgatgttaaatttgaattcaatgatataatatcattgcataagaaaaacgattctgagcgaaaacggtcagtcagcctatgatattaccaagtatatttgacgatattattgtgaataaagtaatttatatataacctatttacgtggagccttgttttaaattttcaatccttagctataaaagttgaacattttataaatttttaactacaaaataattattaaattttaattttgataaattttgtcaaaatttgaactttaaatgcttcaaaaagagttgtgcctatatatttttaatatttttcaactgctattgtaacaatatatcaggatccttgcattaaattctcacgcttttttacctaacaaataagattttattgatatttatagaaaaaaaaactaaaaaaaatggaaacagaaaatgtccgtaaacagctcaaaataagtcaaaatatttggaaaatgttatggtgtatagagaatgctaatataaacattcagtcaaaatttcatgtacctacgttaattttttttagagttgcaacaaaaaccaaaatcgaaatcagattctcgaaaacagatttttcgtaaaaattcccgttttttcttaatatttcgtttgtttttcacgtcgtttttgaaaactactgggaaatttttacttttgacgcctcaaagtactaactagattcagttttctatcagaaaagttactgttgaagaaaatccaagcactttcacTGTCCTTATAGGTAATGacagccacaaaaaaaaattttttaaaaaaaacacacatcaatacatttaacttaaCTCTAGAACATTATACCTAAGACTAtcgtttttttactttgttttttctTGACTGTAGGCCACCATTTGGTGTCCCCtgctatataaatagtttaaactataaagtatgtaGATATGATAAAAACACTTCAAAAGTCATGACAAATTGTCTAAATGCTTTTACAGAATCAACTGGACATCTTATGTGTTTGATTTCCATATAGAGTAAAGGAAAATTAACTTACCAACCTAAATATGTACTATTAGTCTGTCACGAAGCTGAAAAAGGAATTTGATGTTACCACTCAACTTACTTAactacaactaaaaataaaatgtatttagtaaatgaaataaagtcaaatatgttgaaatgtatataaatcaaataaccgaatattttgaaaatcaatcatcatttttaaatcgtctctcattacaacaaacaaacttaattatttaaaaatatataaatatacgtatattacatacgtataatacaCGGATATACGTTTTATACTGACTACGATAatactgtatacctacaacTAGTGTTGTACATTAAATAGATAAGAAGATacatgcaaaaaaatatattcactaacttctaacagataattttttaataaatgaaatcaaacataatacggtataatttagaatatttattttatgataaaacaaatatatagctattattatcgtttacaatcatatcattaatatacatttattgattcacctataaa
This genomic window from Metopolophium dirhodum isolate CAU chromosome 1, ASM1992520v1, whole genome shotgun sequence contains:
- the LOC132933700 gene encoding uncharacterized protein LOC132933700, coding for MKSINSAFFYILLAIALCTPNVSSYCGNDRQIEDLRTALITQESISTVLTTLSAIPVTGATLAFAQMMMSGRFGLHLKEVFKEMKTSLDKDHRDYNQCSEILEKTVTASTLIKSTSFGFSLTAMIPGVGLAFLAPRLGTSISAMLLIRERLEFWQNLGCQYATTRDCNL